The following is a genomic window from Butyricimonas faecihominis.
CACCTTCACTTTCATCTCATCCACCTCCACAACAAACGGTTTACTTACATTTCGAGCTACATCAAAATATGCCTCTCCTTTCAAAATTACACTGCGAACTTTTCCGTCAAACCGAGAAGGAAATTCCAATGTAGTTCCCGAATTCAAGTATACCTTCGTTCCATCACACAATTCCACCGTATACGTTCCTCCATATGGTACATTGATCGTGTTATACCCAATTTCTTTTGTAGCACCATCTGCTAAAGAATCTTGCTCTTTTATTTTCAGTACTCTATCATTATTATCAAAAGCAACATTTACCCGATTATTACGAACAACAGAAGATAATGTATCCAAACGATATTTCAATCCGGATGCCATCTCTAATGTCACAACAGCCTTACCCGGCTCAAATTTTTCTGCTACAGGCAAATTGTGTACATCCGGTTCTTGGCTTAACAATATCCAAGCAGAAACTCCTGCAATTACCACAACAGACGCAGCCGCAATCCAAGGTAATATTCCTCTTCTTTTTACCTGTTTTCTATTTTTCACTTTACCTAAAGCCCTTTCCGTATCAAACCTTGCAATAACATGCATTTCATGCTCGATTCGGTTCTTATCCTTTAGTTCCCCCACCAATGTATTCATTCCCTCCACTTCCGACAACACCTGCTCTATCCCTTTCTCCTCTTCCTTAGAAAGTTCTCCTCGGGTATACCGCAATAACTCTTTTGTAAATTCAAATGGATTCTTCATCTCTCTTGTAAAATTTCCCCTATTACAAATAACTTCCAAAAAAGGATTACGCAAAACTCAACTTTTTTCAAAAAATCTCACCACATTTATTTTGAGTTGATCTATTTTTTCAACATCATCAATTAGCGATTACTACATATCACTAGTACTCATACCAAAAGCTAATTTTAATTGACAAATCGTCGTTCTACACATAAAATCAACACCAATAATTTTATTTCATCATTTCAAATTATACATTTTTATTCATCCTCTCTCTCCTACGTACACCCATTTCACCGCATCCCCGATAATAATATGGTTCGGATCTCCTGTATCATGTAACATGACAACACACTCTCCGGAGGTACTCTCATACTCACCCAAAGAAATCCACCCGTAATCAGAAGTATTGATAGAAATCTCATATCTAGCTTCCAGTAACACAATTGTATACGATTGTGTCCCCCGTTGTGATAACAAATTACTTTTATACATTATATTCATAGCAGAAAACTCGGGAATATGCACGAACAACTCGTACTTTCCCACCCGCTCCAAGTTTGTGCGCCATTCTACCCATGATTTTCCCTCTCCCCCTCCGGTATGCGCAACAATACTTCGATATACCAGACCATAAGCGTTATTTAAAATAAAAATAACAACACTGGATACAACCCTTTTAACTTTTCCCGCAATTGAATTTTCGCCTTATTCTTTTGAGCCTTCACGGTATTTACACTAATTGAAAGTTGGGTGGCAATTTCATCATTACTGAAACCTTCCACATAAGCTAATTTAAAAATCCTTCCACATTCTGTAGGTAAGTCTTGAATTGCTCCCATAATCTCTTGATAGACCTCAGCTCGTACCACATTTACGAAAAAATTATTCTCGTCCTCCGGGGTATTCTTCTGAATAGATTCCAATATATCAGCACGAATCCCCGTCATTTTTATTTGATTCAAACAACTATTACGAACAGCTTTATAAAGATAATGTTTCAAATGTTCCTCGTTATCAAAACTTTCATCCCAGTTCAAAAGTTTTATAAACACCTCTTGTACCACATCTTCCGCCTCATCCTGCACTTTTAGATAGTTAAATGCAAAGTAACAAAGTGTTTGATAATAACGTCGGAAATAGCTATCAAACACCTCCTGTTTTCGCATATTTATCTTCTCAAT
Proteins encoded in this region:
- a CDS encoding FecR family protein, which encodes MKNPFEFTKELLRYTRGELSKEEEKGIEQVLSEVEGMNTLVGELKDKNRIEHEMHVIARFDTERALGKVKNRKQVKRRGILPWIAAASVVVIAGVSAWILLSQEPDVHNLPVAEKFEPGKAVVTLEMASGLKYRLDTLSSVVRNNRVNVAFDNNDRVLKIKEQDSLADGATKEIGYNTINVPYGGTYTVELCDGTKVYLNSGTTLEFPSRFDGKVRSVILKGEAYFDVARNVSKPFVVEVDEMKVKVLGTSFNVKSYVDEPGVYTTLVEGSVAILRDGQPEKKIKPGEQAYYNKGVGTLSIAEVDVNEFTSWKDGLFYFKDIALEEILRIVSRWYDLEVFYMNQGAKSVIYSGKLPMYSSVEDVLRKFEISGDVRFELKGRTLTVFDK
- a CDS encoding RNA polymerase sigma factor, which produces MRKQEVFDSYFRRYYQTLCYFAFNYLKVQDEAEDVVQEVFIKLLNWDESFDNEEHLKHYLYKAVRNSCLNQIKMTGIRADILESIQKNTPEDENNFFVNVVRAEVYQEIMGAIQDLPTECGRIFKLAYVEGFSNDEIATQLSISVNTVKAQKNKAKIQLREKLKGLYPVLLFLF